The following proteins are encoded in a genomic region of Oncorhynchus masou masou isolate Uvic2021 chromosome 32, UVic_Omas_1.1, whole genome shotgun sequence:
- the LOC135526231 gene encoding bifunctional heparan sulfate N-deacetylase/N-sulfotransferase 1-like isoform X1: protein MLGCVSRLRRLVRLVHHLPLQTSLLLLFLFCTVSVFVSAYFLYGVKRELEPSGGGVAGSEGASAIYDELRASPSRLLPVRAVSGGLAGGEGGRGGVRTNPLVLVFVESQYSQLGQEIVAILESGRFHYRTEISPGKGDMPTLTDKERGRFTLVIYENILKYVNLDAWNRELLDKYCVEYGVGIIGFFKANENSLLSAQLKGFPLFLHSNLGLKDCTVNPKSPLLFITRSGQPLPGPLPGDDWTVFQSNHSTYEPVLLTKTQSAESVPSLGTTATLLPSVVQDLGLHDGIQRVLFGNNLNFWLHKLVFVDAVGFLSGKRLSLSLERHLLVDIDDIFVGKEGTRMKVKDVKALLETQRALRNNVPNFTFNLGFSGKFFHAGSDEEDLGDDLLLSYVNEFWWFPHMWSHMQPHLFHNQSVLAEQMLLNKRFAMEHGIPTNMGYAVAPHHSGVYPVHLQLYDAWKKVWGIRVTSTEEYPHLKPARFRRGFIHSGISVLPRQTCGLFTHTIFYKEYPGGPNELDKLINGGELFLTVLLNPISIFMTHLSNYGNDRLGLHTFKSLVAFLQTWTNLRLQTLPPVQLAHKYYNLFPNEKDPLWQDPCEDKRHKDIWSKEKTCDRFPKLLVIGPQKTGSTALYLFLGMHPDLTSNYPNKETFEEIQFFNGHNYHRGIDWYMEYFPLPSNTSSDYYFEKSASYFDSEVAAERAATLLPKAKIITILINPADRAYSWYQHQRAHDDPVALKYSFHDVITATHDSAVKLRVLQNRCLVPGWYAVHMERWLNHYHSSQVLVLDGQQLKTEPASVMDRIQKFLGLVNTVNYHNILAFDPKKGFWCQLLEGGKTKCLGKSKGRRYPDMNPESQSFLREHYRDHNIELSKLLYRMGQPLPSWLREQLIHTR, encoded by the exons ATGCTGGGATGCGTGTCCCGCCTGCGTCGGCTGGTCCGTCTCgtccaccacctccccctccagacctccctgctcctcctcttcctcttctgcacCGTCAGCGTCTTCGTCTCCGCATACTTCCTGTACGGCGTCAAACGGGAGCTCGAGCCCTCAGGAGGGGGTGTGGCTGGCAGCGAGGGGGCGTCGGCCATCTACGATGAACTGCGGGCGAGCCCGTCTCGGCTGCTCCCGGTGCGGGCGGTGTCGGGGGGGCTTGCTGGGGgcgagggaggcagaggaggggtgaggacaAACCCCCTGGTGCTGGTGTTTGTAGAGAGCCAGTACTCTCAGCTGGGCCAGGAGATAGTCGCCATCCTGGAGTCTGGACGTTTCCACTACCGGACAGAGATCTCTCCAGGTAAAGGGGACATGCCCACATTAACAGATAAGGAGCGTGGGCGCTTCACGCTAGTCATCTATGAGAACATTCTGAAATATGTAAACCTGGATGCCTGGAACCGAGAGTTGCTGGACAAGTACTGTGTGGAATATGGAGTGGGCATCATCGGCTTCTTTAAG GCCAATGAGAACAGCCTGCTGAGTGCCCAGCTCAAAGgattccccctcttcctccattccAACCTGGGCCTGAAGGACTGCACGGTCAATCCCAAGTCCCCCCTCCTCTTCATCACACGCTCCGGCCAGCCCCTCCCCGGCCCCCTGCCCGGGGACGACTGGACCGTCTTCCAGTCCAACCACTCCACCTACGAGCCCGTGCTCCTGACCAAGACCCAGTCCGCCGAGAGTGTCCCCTCGCTCGGTACGACGGCCACGCTGCTCCCCTCCGTTGTGCAGGACCTGGGTCTCCACGACGGCATCCAGAGGGTTCTGTTTGGGAACAACCTCAACTTCTGGCTGCACAAGCTGGTGTTTGTGGACGCGGTGGGCTTCCTGTCGGGGAAGAGGCTGTCTCTCTCCTTGGAACGACACCTACTGGTCGATATAGATGACATATTTGTGGGGAAGGAGGGGACCCGGATGAAGGTGAAGGATGTCAAG GCCCTGTTGGAGACCCAGAGAGCGCTGCGTAACAACGTTCCCAACTTCACCTTCAACCTGGGCTTCTCAGGGAAGTTCTTCCATGCAG GGTCAGATGAGGAGGACCTAGGGGATGACCTGCTCCTCTCCTACGTCAATGAGTTCTGGTGGTTCCCCCACATGTGGAGCCACATGCAGCCCCACCTTTTCCACAACCAGTCAGTCCTCGCCGAACAGATGCTTCTCAACAAGAGGTTCGCTATG gaGCACGGTATCCCCACTAACATGGGCTATGCGGTAGCCCCCCACCACTCGGGTGTGTACCCAGTTCACCTGCAGCTGTACGATGCCTGGAAGAAGGTGTGGGGCATCAGGGTGACCAGCACGGAGGAGTACCCCCACCTCAAACCTGCCCGTTTCAGACGGGGATTCATACACAGCGGTATCAGC gTCTTGCCCAGACAGACGTGTGGTCTGTTCACTCACACCATATTCTATAAGGAGTACCCAGGCGGACCCAACGAGCTGGACAAACTCATCAACGGAGGAGAGCTGTTCCTCACTGTCCTACTCAACCCG atcaGTATTTTCATGACCCACCTGTCTAACTACGGTAACGACCGGCTGGGCCTTCACACCTTCAAAAGCCTGGTGGCCTTCCTGCAGACGTGGACCAATCTGCGGCTACAGACCCTGCCTCCCGTCCAGCTGGCCCACAAATACTATAACCTCTTCCCTAACGAGAAAGACCCACTCTGGCAG GATCCCTGTGAGGACAAAAGGCACAAGGACATCTGGTCAAAGGAGAAAACGTGTGACCGCTTCCCCAAGCTGCTTGTCATTGGGCCTCAGAAGACAG GTTCTACAGCCCTCTATCTGTTCCTGGGCATgcaccctgacctgaccagtaACTACCCCAACAAGGAGACCTTTGAGGAGATCCAGTTCTTCAATGGACACAACTACCACAGAGGCATCGACTG GTACATGGAGTACTTCCCCCTGCCCTCCAACACCAGCTCAGACTACTACTTTGAGAAAAGTGCCAGCTACTTTGACTCCGAGGTGGCAGCGGAGCGGGCGGCCACCCTCCTGCCCAAGGCCAAGATCATCACCATCCTCATCAACCCAGCCGACCGCGCTTACTCCTGGTACCAG CACCAGCGTGCCCATGATGACCCAGTGGCTCTGAAGTACTCCTTCCATGATGTCATCACGGCTACCCATGATTCCGCGGTAAAACTGCGTGTGCTCCAGAACCGCTGTCTGGTGCCAGGCTGGTACGCCGTCCACATGGAGCGCTGGCTCAACCACTACCACTCCAGCCAGGTCCTGGTTCTGGACGGGCAGCAGCTGAAGACTGAGCCGGCCTCAGTCATGGACAGGATCCAGAAGTTTCTGGGCCTGGTCAACACCGTCAACTACCACAATATCCTAGC GTTTGACCCCAAGAAAGGCTTCTGGTGTCAGCtgctggagggagggaagaccaAGTGTCTGGGGAAGAGCAAGGGGCGTAGGTACCCTGACATGAACCCTGAG TCCCAGTCGTTCCTCAGGGAGCACTACAGGGATCACAACATAGAGCTGTCTAAGCTGCTGTACAGAATGGGCCAGCCCCTGCCCAGCTGGCTCCGAGAGCAACTGATCCATACCAGGTAG
- the LOC135526231 gene encoding bifunctional heparan sulfate N-deacetylase/N-sulfotransferase 1-like isoform X2: MLGCVSRLRRLVRLVHHLPLQTSLLLLFLFCTVSVFVSAYFLYGVKRELEPSGGGVAGSEGASAIYDELRASPSRLLPVRAVSGGLAGGEGGRGGVRTNPLVLVFVESQYSQLGQEIVAILESGRFHYRTEISPGKGDMPTLTDKERGRFTLVIYENILKYVNLDAWNRELLDKYCVEYGVGIIGFFKALLETQRALRNNVPNFTFNLGFSGKFFHAGSDEEDLGDDLLLSYVNEFWWFPHMWSHMQPHLFHNQSVLAEQMLLNKRFAMEHGIPTNMGYAVAPHHSGVYPVHLQLYDAWKKVWGIRVTSTEEYPHLKPARFRRGFIHSGISVLPRQTCGLFTHTIFYKEYPGGPNELDKLINGGELFLTVLLNPISIFMTHLSNYGNDRLGLHTFKSLVAFLQTWTNLRLQTLPPVQLAHKYYNLFPNEKDPLWQDPCEDKRHKDIWSKEKTCDRFPKLLVIGPQKTGSTALYLFLGMHPDLTSNYPNKETFEEIQFFNGHNYHRGIDWYMEYFPLPSNTSSDYYFEKSASYFDSEVAAERAATLLPKAKIITILINPADRAYSWYQHQRAHDDPVALKYSFHDVITATHDSAVKLRVLQNRCLVPGWYAVHMERWLNHYHSSQVLVLDGQQLKTEPASVMDRIQKFLGLVNTVNYHNILAFDPKKGFWCQLLEGGKTKCLGKSKGRRYPDMNPESQSFLREHYRDHNIELSKLLYRMGQPLPSWLREQLIHTR; encoded by the exons ATGCTGGGATGCGTGTCCCGCCTGCGTCGGCTGGTCCGTCTCgtccaccacctccccctccagacctccctgctcctcctcttcctcttctgcacCGTCAGCGTCTTCGTCTCCGCATACTTCCTGTACGGCGTCAAACGGGAGCTCGAGCCCTCAGGAGGGGGTGTGGCTGGCAGCGAGGGGGCGTCGGCCATCTACGATGAACTGCGGGCGAGCCCGTCTCGGCTGCTCCCGGTGCGGGCGGTGTCGGGGGGGCTTGCTGGGGgcgagggaggcagaggaggggtgaggacaAACCCCCTGGTGCTGGTGTTTGTAGAGAGCCAGTACTCTCAGCTGGGCCAGGAGATAGTCGCCATCCTGGAGTCTGGACGTTTCCACTACCGGACAGAGATCTCTCCAGGTAAAGGGGACATGCCCACATTAACAGATAAGGAGCGTGGGCGCTTCACGCTAGTCATCTATGAGAACATTCTGAAATATGTAAACCTGGATGCCTGGAACCGAGAGTTGCTGGACAAGTACTGTGTGGAATATGGAGTGGGCATCATCGGCTTCTTTAAG GCCCTGTTGGAGACCCAGAGAGCGCTGCGTAACAACGTTCCCAACTTCACCTTCAACCTGGGCTTCTCAGGGAAGTTCTTCCATGCAG GGTCAGATGAGGAGGACCTAGGGGATGACCTGCTCCTCTCCTACGTCAATGAGTTCTGGTGGTTCCCCCACATGTGGAGCCACATGCAGCCCCACCTTTTCCACAACCAGTCAGTCCTCGCCGAACAGATGCTTCTCAACAAGAGGTTCGCTATG gaGCACGGTATCCCCACTAACATGGGCTATGCGGTAGCCCCCCACCACTCGGGTGTGTACCCAGTTCACCTGCAGCTGTACGATGCCTGGAAGAAGGTGTGGGGCATCAGGGTGACCAGCACGGAGGAGTACCCCCACCTCAAACCTGCCCGTTTCAGACGGGGATTCATACACAGCGGTATCAGC gTCTTGCCCAGACAGACGTGTGGTCTGTTCACTCACACCATATTCTATAAGGAGTACCCAGGCGGACCCAACGAGCTGGACAAACTCATCAACGGAGGAGAGCTGTTCCTCACTGTCCTACTCAACCCG atcaGTATTTTCATGACCCACCTGTCTAACTACGGTAACGACCGGCTGGGCCTTCACACCTTCAAAAGCCTGGTGGCCTTCCTGCAGACGTGGACCAATCTGCGGCTACAGACCCTGCCTCCCGTCCAGCTGGCCCACAAATACTATAACCTCTTCCCTAACGAGAAAGACCCACTCTGGCAG GATCCCTGTGAGGACAAAAGGCACAAGGACATCTGGTCAAAGGAGAAAACGTGTGACCGCTTCCCCAAGCTGCTTGTCATTGGGCCTCAGAAGACAG GTTCTACAGCCCTCTATCTGTTCCTGGGCATgcaccctgacctgaccagtaACTACCCCAACAAGGAGACCTTTGAGGAGATCCAGTTCTTCAATGGACACAACTACCACAGAGGCATCGACTG GTACATGGAGTACTTCCCCCTGCCCTCCAACACCAGCTCAGACTACTACTTTGAGAAAAGTGCCAGCTACTTTGACTCCGAGGTGGCAGCGGAGCGGGCGGCCACCCTCCTGCCCAAGGCCAAGATCATCACCATCCTCATCAACCCAGCCGACCGCGCTTACTCCTGGTACCAG CACCAGCGTGCCCATGATGACCCAGTGGCTCTGAAGTACTCCTTCCATGATGTCATCACGGCTACCCATGATTCCGCGGTAAAACTGCGTGTGCTCCAGAACCGCTGTCTGGTGCCAGGCTGGTACGCCGTCCACATGGAGCGCTGGCTCAACCACTACCACTCCAGCCAGGTCCTGGTTCTGGACGGGCAGCAGCTGAAGACTGAGCCGGCCTCAGTCATGGACAGGATCCAGAAGTTTCTGGGCCTGGTCAACACCGTCAACTACCACAATATCCTAGC GTTTGACCCCAAGAAAGGCTTCTGGTGTCAGCtgctggagggagggaagaccaAGTGTCTGGGGAAGAGCAAGGGGCGTAGGTACCCTGACATGAACCCTGAG TCCCAGTCGTTCCTCAGGGAGCACTACAGGGATCACAACATAGAGCTGTCTAAGCTGCTGTACAGAATGGGCCAGCCCCTGCCCAGCTGGCTCCGAGAGCAACTGATCCATACCAGGTAG
- the cd74a gene encoding CD74 molecule, major histocompatibility complex, class II invariant chain a isoform X2, with the protein MEVQQQHDDALLERTGSQDVILPMTATRGASNSRPLKIAGFTVLACLLLAGQAFTAYMVFNQRGQIHDMEKSNDNMRKQLRNRPPVAPAQMHMPMLSMPRLIDFTDEDTKTEKTPMTKLEATAIVSLEKQVKDLLQSPQLPQFNETFLANLQSLKRQMEEAEWKGFETWARNWLLFQMAQEKPPVPTTPQPAAGLQTKCNLEKSFQGRKLGVYLPQCDEQGNYLPMQCWHATGFCWCVDKNGKIIQGTSMRGRAICDRVPSQMAAFPRMMQLKEFKDE; encoded by the exons ATGGAGGTGCAACAGCAACATGATGATGCGCTCCTGGAGCGCACAGGGAGCCAGGACGTGATCCTACCAATGACAGCTACAAGAGG gGCTTCTAACAGCCGCCCGTTGAAGATAGCAGGGTTCACAGTGTTGGCCTGTCTCCTCCTGGCCGGCCAGGCCTTCACTGCCTACATGGTCTTCAACCAGAGGGGCCAGATCCACGACATGGAGAAGAGCAATGACAACATGCGCAAGCAGCTGAGAAACAGACCTCCAG TAGCCCCTGCCCAGATGCACATGCCCATGCTCAGCATGCCCCGGCTGATAGACTTCACTGATGAGGACACCAAGACAGAAAAGACTCCCATGACG AAATTGGAGGCCACTGCCATTGTGAGCCTAGAGAAGCAGGTGAAGGACCTGCTGCAG AGCCCCCAGCTGCCCCAGTTCAACGAGACGTTCCTGGCCAACCTACAGAGCCtgaagagacagatggaggaggcCGAGTGGAAG GGTTTTGAGACTTGGGCACGTAATTGGCTGCTCTTCCAGATGGCCCAGGAGAAGCCCCCTGTACCCACCACACCTCAGCCTG ccGCTGGCCTGCAGACCAAGTGTAACCTGGAGAAGTCGTTCCAAGGCCGTAAGCTTGGTGTCTACCTCCCTCAGTGTGACGAGCAGGGCAACTACCTGCCCATGCAGTGCTGGCACGCCACTGGTTTCTGCTGGTGTGTGGACAAGAACGGCAAAATCATCCAGGGCACCAGCATGCGTGGCAGAGCCATCTGTGACAGAG TCCCCAGTCAGATGGCAGCTTTCCCCAGGATGATGCAGCTGAAGGAGTTCAAGG ATGAGTAA
- the cd74a gene encoding CD74 molecule, major histocompatibility complex, class II invariant chain a isoform X1, which produces MEVQQQHDDALLERTGSQDVILPMTATRGASNSRPLKIAGFTVLACLLLAGQAFTAYMVFNQRGQIHDMEKSNDNMRKQLRNRPPAVAPAQMHMPMLSMPRLIDFTDEDTKTEKTPMTKLEATAIVSLEKQVKDLLQSPQLPQFNETFLANLQSLKRQMEEAEWKGFETWARNWLLFQMAQEKPPVPTTPQPAAGLQTKCNLEKSFQGRKLGVYLPQCDEQGNYLPMQCWHATGFCWCVDKNGKIIQGTSMRGRAICDRVPSQMAAFPRMMQLKEFKDE; this is translated from the exons ATGGAGGTGCAACAGCAACATGATGATGCGCTCCTGGAGCGCACAGGGAGCCAGGACGTGATCCTACCAATGACAGCTACAAGAGG gGCTTCTAACAGCCGCCCGTTGAAGATAGCAGGGTTCACAGTGTTGGCCTGTCTCCTCCTGGCCGGCCAGGCCTTCACTGCCTACATGGTCTTCAACCAGAGGGGCCAGATCCACGACATGGAGAAGAGCAATGACAACATGCGCAAGCAGCTGAGAAACAGACCTCCAG CAGTAGCCCCTGCCCAGATGCACATGCCCATGCTCAGCATGCCCCGGCTGATAGACTTCACTGATGAGGACACCAAGACAGAAAAGACTCCCATGACG AAATTGGAGGCCACTGCCATTGTGAGCCTAGAGAAGCAGGTGAAGGACCTGCTGCAG AGCCCCCAGCTGCCCCAGTTCAACGAGACGTTCCTGGCCAACCTACAGAGCCtgaagagacagatggaggaggcCGAGTGGAAG GGTTTTGAGACTTGGGCACGTAATTGGCTGCTCTTCCAGATGGCCCAGGAGAAGCCCCCTGTACCCACCACACCTCAGCCTG ccGCTGGCCTGCAGACCAAGTGTAACCTGGAGAAGTCGTTCCAAGGCCGTAAGCTTGGTGTCTACCTCCCTCAGTGTGACGAGCAGGGCAACTACCTGCCCATGCAGTGCTGGCACGCCACTGGTTTCTGCTGGTGTGTGGACAAGAACGGCAAAATCATCCAGGGCACCAGCATGCGTGGCAGAGCCATCTGTGACAGAG TCCCCAGTCAGATGGCAGCTTTCCCCAGGATGATGCAGCTGAAGGAGTTCAAGG ATGAGTAA